The Streptococcus sp. 29896 genome includes a region encoding these proteins:
- the pfkA gene encoding 6-phosphofructokinase, whose product MKRIGVLTSGGDAPGMNAAIRAVVRQAISEGMEVYGISEGYAGMVAGKIQPLTIRSVGDIISRGGTFLGSARYPEFAQLEGQLKGIEQLKKHGIEGVVVIGGDGSYHGAMRLTEHGFPAVGVPGTIDNDIVGTDFTIGFDTAVTTAMDAIDKIRDTSSSHRRTFVIEVMGRHAGDIALWSGIAAGADVIVVPEEGFDIKDVVAKIKQGYETGKKHSIVVLAEGVMPVAKFAEELKAAGDVSDLRVTELGHIQRGGSPTARDRVLASRMGAHAVKLLKEGRGGLAVGIRNEQMVENPILGTAEEGALFSLAEDGKIIVNNPHKADLGLATLNREISF is encoded by the coding sequence ATGAAGCGTATTGGTGTTTTGACTAGTGGCGGAGATGCCCCTGGTATGAATGCTGCTATTCGTGCAGTTGTTCGCCAAGCAATTTCAGAAGGAATGGAAGTTTACGGGATTAGCGAAGGCTACGCAGGTATGGTAGCTGGGAAAATCCAACCGTTGACAATTCGATCAGTTGGAGACATCATCTCTCGTGGTGGTACTTTCCTAGGTTCTGCTCGTTACCCAGAATTTGCTCAGTTGGAAGGCCAACTGAAAGGGATTGAGCAGTTGAAAAAACATGGCATTGAAGGCGTCGTTGTTATCGGTGGTGATGGTTCATACCACGGTGCAATGCGTTTGACGGAACATGGCTTCCCAGCTGTTGGTGTTCCTGGTACAATCGATAACGACATCGTTGGTACGGACTTCACAATCGGTTTTGACACAGCTGTGACAACTGCTATGGATGCCATCGATAAAATTCGCGATACATCATCCAGTCACCGCCGTACTTTTGTTATCGAAGTAATGGGTCGCCATGCTGGTGATATCGCACTTTGGTCAGGTATTGCTGCAGGTGCAGATGTGATTGTCGTCCCAGAAGAAGGATTCGACATCAAAGATGTTGTTGCAAAAATCAAACAAGGTTACGAAACAGGCAAGAAGCACAGTATCGTTGTCTTGGCTGAAGGTGTGATGCCAGTTGCTAAATTCGCTGAAGAATTGAAAGCAGCAGGTGATGTGAGCGATCTTCGTGTAACAGAACTTGGTCACATTCAACGTGGTGGTTCACCAACTGCTCGTGACCGTGTCTTGGCATCTCGTATGGGTGCACACGCTGTTAAATTGCTCAAAGAAGGCCGCGGTGGTCTTGCTGTTGGTATCCGCAATGAGCAAATGGTTGAAAACCCAATCCTTGGAACTGCTGAAGAAGGCGCATTGTTCAGTTTGGCAGAAGATGGCAAGATTATTGTCAACAACCCACACAAGGCAGACTTGGGTCTTGCTACATTGAACAGAGAAATTTCTTTCTAA
- a CDS encoding GDSL-type esterase/lipase family protein, whose protein sequence is MSDIMYPEVLTVGSGSIRIATVGDSLTYGYGLEDRLNHAYPCILAERLGHAYQVANFGLSGRSLQSTADYPYFQEKNAQLSLDYQPDLVLIMIGSNDSRAPYWNQERFEQEYRQMIETYLNLDSQPDVIVMVPPYVPTSRFGLNNEIIKTVLQEMIPRLAEEYGLEWINFYPLTEGHVEYYSDGLHLTPLGNQLLADEVYRKITS, encoded by the coding sequence ATGTCTGATATTATGTATCCAGAGGTTCTGACAGTCGGGTCAGGATCCATTCGCATTGCGACAGTTGGCGATAGTTTGACCTATGGCTATGGTCTGGAGGACCGCCTCAATCATGCCTACCCTTGTATTTTAGCTGAGAGGTTAGGGCATGCCTATCAAGTGGCGAATTTTGGTCTTAGCGGCCGTTCCTTGCAATCAACGGCTGACTATCCTTATTTCCAAGAAAAAAATGCCCAATTATCCCTAGACTATCAACCAGATCTGGTCTTGATAATGATTGGTAGCAATGATAGCCGAGCACCTTATTGGAATCAGGAGCGATTTGAACAGGAATACCGTCAAATGATTGAAACCTACCTGAACTTGGATAGCCAACCGGATGTCATTGTCATGGTGCCGCCCTATGTTCCGACCAGTCGTTTCGGTTTGAACAACGAGATTATCAAGACTGTCCTACAAGAGATGATTCCCCGTTTGGCTGAAGAATATGGTCTGGAATGGATCAACTTTTATCCCTTGACAGAAGGACATGTTGAATATTATAGTGACGGCCTGCATTTGACCCCACTTGGCAATCAATTGTTGGCTGATGAAGTCTATCGGAAAATCACTTCCTAA
- the lepB gene encoding signal peptidase I has protein sequence MVKRDLIKNVILLASLLFGLLAVRFYFFEPVTIQSSMANAYLKEKDLIVAVKGTDLSYGDFVLYKVDNKEYVGRLIAKENDTVTYMDDVFYRNEAVVEEAYLSGSHFQEYYTQDFSIATLTNGEYQAIPAKYYLILNDDRTNLEDSRTFGLIAQDQVVGRLTFRLSPLSEFGFIDTGIVQQ, from the coding sequence ATGGTAAAAAGAGATTTAATCAAGAATGTGATTTTACTGGCTTCTCTTTTGTTTGGTTTACTGGCTGTTCGTTTTTATTTCTTTGAGCCTGTGACCATTCAATCATCGATGGCCAACGCGTATTTGAAAGAAAAAGATTTGATTGTCGCTGTCAAAGGCACCGATCTGAGCTATGGAGACTTTGTCCTTTACAAGGTTGACAATAAAGAATATGTCGGGCGACTCATTGCCAAAGAAAATGATACCGTGACTTACATGGATGATGTCTTTTACCGCAATGAAGCAGTCGTAGAAGAGGCTTACCTTTCTGGCAGCCATTTCCAAGAATACTATACACAAGATTTTTCAATCGCAACCCTGACCAATGGGGAGTACCAAGCTATTCCTGCCAAGTACTATCTCATTCTCAATGATGACAGAACCAACCTTGAGGATAGCCGAACATTTGGTTTGATTGCACAAGACCAGGTTGTGGGGCGGCTGACCTTCCGTCTCAGTCCCTTATCTGAATTTGGTTTTATCGATACTGGAATTGTCCAACAATAA
- a CDS encoding ABC transporter ATP-binding protein, which yields MNNTNLTLLEFQQVSKSYGGVVALNNVNFKLSAGKIIGLLGPNGSGKTTLIKLLNGLLQPEYGQILINGRTPSPETKAMVSYLPDTTYLDENMKVIEAVELFKDFYADFDQARALHLLEDLQINLASRMKHLSKGNKEKVQLILVMSRQAQLYVLDEPIGGVDPAARDYILKTIVSNYSPTASVIISTHLISDIESILDEVIFLQNGSIVRQGNVDDLRIDSGQSIDELFRSDFKA from the coding sequence ATGAATAACACAAACCTTACACTTTTGGAATTTCAACAAGTTTCCAAATCTTACGGTGGCGTTGTAGCTCTGAACAATGTAAACTTCAAACTTTCTGCTGGAAAAATTATCGGACTCTTGGGTCCAAACGGTTCTGGTAAGACGACACTAATCAAGCTCTTGAACGGCTTATTACAGCCTGAGTATGGTCAAATCCTGATCAATGGCCGCACTCCTTCTCCTGAGACCAAGGCTATGGTGTCCTATCTCCCAGATACGACCTACTTGGATGAAAATATGAAGGTCATCGAAGCAGTTGAATTGTTTAAAGATTTTTATGCAGATTTTGACCAAGCGCGTGCCCTTCATCTTTTAGAAGATTTGCAGATTAACCTAGCCAGTCGTATGAAACACCTCTCCAAAGGAAACAAGGAAAAGGTGCAACTCATCTTGGTTATGAGCCGTCAAGCACAACTATACGTCTTAGACGAACCAATCGGCGGAGTCGATCCTGCGGCGCGTGATTACATTTTGAAAACAATCGTGAGCAACTATTCTCCGACTGCTTCTGTCATCATCTCAACCCACTTGATTTCTGATATCGAATCCATCTTGGATGAAGTCATTTTTTTGCAGAATGGTAGCATCGTCCGACAAGGCAATGTTGATGACCTCCGTATTGATTCTGGTCAATCAATTGATGAACTCTTCCGTTCAGATTTCAAGGCTTAG
- a CDS encoding ABC transporter permease has translation MFAKLLKYEFKSVGKWYLALYALVLAIAIVVGFWLRSNVIRAETSEISNAEATLLGFVMFAFAAILITIGISTLFLIVNRFRHNIYGRQGYLTMTLPVSAHHLILSKLVSALLWSLLAAIIAILSLLVAFSISGIDEFFGAYTFVTELTDIPSILQYGFAQFVSTVHSILLIYFSISIGQLFKDYRTLMAFIAYFSISSIVGIISSLFYLSELETLYGSSLSILPNPILTFLSILLAFGYYFGTHYIMSKKLNLQ, from the coding sequence ATGTTTGCTAAACTGTTAAAATATGAATTTAAATCCGTCGGAAAATGGTACCTGGCTTTGTACGCCCTGGTCTTAGCCATTGCCATTGTCGTTGGCTTCTGGCTACGTTCCAATGTCATCCGTGCAGAAACAAGTGAAATCAGTAATGCAGAAGCAACCCTTTTGGGCTTTGTCATGTTTGCCTTTGCTGCCATCCTCATTACCATCGGAATTTCGACACTCTTTTTGATTGTCAATCGCTTCCGCCACAACATTTATGGTCGCCAGGGCTATCTTACCATGACCCTGCCTGTTTCAGCTCATCATTTGATTTTGTCAAAATTGGTCTCAGCCCTCTTATGGAGCTTGTTAGCAGCTATTATTGCAATCTTGAGCCTCTTGGTTGCCTTCAGTATTTCAGGGATTGATGAGTTCTTTGGTGCCTATACATTTGTAACAGAATTAACAGATATTCCAAGTATTCTACAATATGGATTTGCCCAATTTGTTTCTACTGTTCACTCAATTTTACTAATTTACTTCTCTATCTCCATCGGCCAATTGTTTAAAGACTACCGCACCTTGATGGCCTTCATTGCCTACTTCTCCATTTCATCTATAGTAGGTATCATCAGTTCCCTCTTCTACCTCTCAGAATTGGAAACACTCTACGGATCTAGCTTGTCTATCTTGCCGAATCCAATTCTCACATTCCTCTCCATCTTACTAGCTTTCGGCTACTATTTTGGAACCCACTATATTATGAGTAAGAAACTCAATTTACAGTAA
- a CDS encoding GntR family transcriptional regulator, with translation MAWKFDNNVPIYIQITNTIKLQIVTNQLKPGDKLPTVRDLAETAGVNPNTVQRALSDLESEGFVYSVRTTGRFVTDNLELIQETRLALAQTELENFVTNMVDLGFGQDQLVQQLDDYLKGDLNE, from the coding sequence ATGGCCTGGAAATTCGACAACAATGTCCCCATCTATATTCAGATAACCAATACCATAAAACTTCAGATTGTTACCAACCAACTCAAACCTGGTGATAAGTTACCGACCGTCCGTGACTTGGCAGAAACTGCTGGTGTCAATCCCAATACTGTACAGCGGGCCTTGTCCGATTTAGAAAGCGAGGGCTTCGTATACTCTGTTCGTACAACAGGACGTTTTGTAACCGACAATCTTGAATTGATCCAAGAAACCCGCCTAGCCTTAGCCCAAACAGAACTGGAAAATTTTGTAACCAACATGGTTGATTTAGGCTTTGGTCAAGACCAATTGGTGCAGCAGTTGGACGACTATTTGAAAGGAGATTTAAATGAATAA
- a CDS encoding NAD(P)/FAD-dependent oxidoreductase gives MKKEIIIIGGGIVGSTAAYYLSKSPDLSIRLVDEGIGTATRAAAGIICPWMAQKKNKDWYRLTSSGAGFYRQLMADLRADGINDLPFQVTGTIGLKSRKDLIEKVEKIALDRREDAPVIGQIQQLEKEELLDYLPLLKDEFFGLHLEGGGRVDGGKLLDILHQQFLENGGQIFRQKVGLKDEQTVLVGQEEWTADHILLTAGAWLPDLLGPIGYQVDVRPQKGQLFELDTHFDTENWPVCMPYGEIDILPFSQGRIIVGATHEDDMGYDLELDPDKIQAMRDRSQEFMPQLADFPIARTRIGTRAYTSTYSPFYGQVADQNHLWVTSGLGSTGLTNGPYIGWQIAMEILGKETNFDRTAYTPDNYITKVKN, from the coding sequence ATGAAGAAAGAAATTATCATTATCGGTGGAGGCATTGTTGGCTCCACAGCAGCCTATTACTTATCCAAATCCCCTGATCTGTCCATTCGCTTAGTTGATGAAGGCATCGGTACTGCAACAAGGGCGGCAGCTGGCATTATCTGCCCCTGGATGGCCCAGAAGAAAAACAAAGACTGGTACCGTCTGACCTCCTCAGGGGCCGGTTTTTATCGACAACTGATGGCAGATTTAAGAGCAGATGGCATCAACGACTTGCCCTTCCAGGTGACTGGAACCATCGGCCTAAAGAGTCGGAAGGACTTGATTGAAAAGGTCGAGAAAATTGCCTTGGATAGACGTGAAGATGCTCCTGTCATTGGTCAGATTCAGCAACTGGAAAAAGAGGAACTTCTGGACTACCTCCCGCTTTTAAAGGATGAATTTTTTGGTCTTCATCTAGAAGGCGGTGGACGAGTGGATGGTGGTAAACTCTTGGATATCCTCCACCAACAATTTCTTGAAAATGGTGGGCAAATCTTCCGTCAAAAAGTTGGTTTGAAGGATGAACAGACTGTCTTAGTTGGTCAAGAAGAATGGACAGCCGACCATATCCTCCTAACTGCAGGTGCATGGTTACCCGATTTATTGGGACCAATTGGCTACCAAGTGGATGTCCGCCCACAAAAGGGACAACTCTTTGAATTGGACACACACTTTGACACTGAAAATTGGCCAGTCTGCATGCCTTATGGTGAAATTGATATCTTGCCATTTTCTCAAGGACGTATCATCGTTGGTGCAACCCATGAAGATGATATGGGCTATGACCTCGAACTAGATCCCGATAAAATCCAGGCCATGCGTGACCGCTCTCAGGAATTCATGCCCCAATTAGCAGATTTTCCAATCGCTCGCACCCGCATCGGTACCCGCGCCTATACTTCAACCTACTCGCCATTCTATGGACAAGTCGCTGATCAGAACCATCTCTGGGTAACAAGTGGACTCGGTTCAACCGGCCTGACCAACGGTCCTTATATCGGTTGGCAAATTGCGATGGAAATTCTTGGAAAAGAAACAAACTTCGACAGAACTGCCTACACACCAGACAACTACATCACAAAAGTCAAGAACTGA
- a CDS encoding DNA polymerase III subunit alpha: MFAQLDTKTVYSFMDSMVTIEAYVEKAKELGYQSIGMMDKQNLYGAFHFLECCQKAGLQPLIGCEMEWRLEEEQDKLTILFLALSTKGYQQLMKLSTASMMGQEVLQLSDWHLEDLALIVPYFPGVERLDLGCDFYIGVSLDTPQKEFGRPLIPLHQVRYFSSQQIEALQVLHAIRDNLTLNQVEDLARNQSLVEARSIRQAFAQRFPSALENLDHLVKGLTYEIDASLKLPRFNRERPAVEELREKAEAGLRNKGLWLPDYQKRLVHELSVIHEMGFDDYFLIVWDLLRFGRSQGYYMGMGRGSAVGSLVAYALNITGIDPVRHHLLFERFLNSERYTMPDIDIDIPDIHRGDFIRYVRDRYGTMHAAQIVTFSTFGAKQAIRDVFKRFGTPEYELSALTKKISFRDNLASAYQGNASFRQLINSKLEYQKAFAIAQQIEGQPRQTSIHAAGLVMSDQDLTDTIPLKAGEDMLITQYDAHAVEANGLLKMDFLGLRNLTFVQKMAEKVADRYGKEIDIANIDLEDPATLALFAAGKTKGIFQFEQPGAISLLKRVKPNRFEEIVATTSLNRPGASDYSENFVKRKHGKEAVDLLDPSIAPILQPTYGIMLYQEQVMQIAQVYAGFSLGKADLLRRAMSKKNAKEMQAMEEAFVMGARSKGHDEEKAKDIFAMMAKFAGYGFNRSHAYAYSALAFQMAFFKTHYPDVFFDVMLNDSSSSYITDALQMDFKLAKPTLNTIPYHDKIANGQIHLGLKQIKGLAKDFSLWLMEARPFHSVEDFILRLPANYQKKDFLLPIIQLGLFDDLEPNRKKIVENLDNLFVFAEAFGSFFAEESYSWIESDDYPDSEKFEMEQALLGVGISPHPLVSIRKASSFKLDSLSDLLVGNRATILVEVLSVRVIRAKKSGQQMAFLQVSDTKDRLEVTIFPEAFQQFGHFLATGALLYISGKVQERDDKLQLVVEHIQPASLEKCWLQLANSSFDQQIARILKKYPGTIPVIVHYQDQNRTLQLQGIYVQKTPDLEAELADYVMKTVFR; this comes from the coding sequence ATGTTTGCCCAGCTAGATACCAAAACCGTTTATAGTTTTATGGATAGTATGGTGACCATTGAGGCCTATGTTGAAAAAGCAAAGGAACTCGGATATCAGTCCATTGGAATGATGGATAAACAAAACCTGTATGGTGCCTTTCATTTTCTTGAATGCTGTCAAAAAGCCGGTTTGCAACCCTTGATTGGATGTGAGATGGAGTGGAGACTGGAGGAAGAGCAGGACAAGTTGACCATTCTCTTTTTGGCTCTTTCAACCAAGGGGTACCAGCAGTTGATGAAATTATCGACGGCTAGCATGATGGGGCAAGAGGTCTTGCAGTTATCCGATTGGCACTTAGAAGATCTTGCACTTATTGTGCCCTATTTTCCAGGTGTTGAACGGCTGGACTTGGGATGTGATTTTTATATCGGAGTTTCTTTGGATACTCCTCAGAAGGAGTTTGGTCGTCCTCTGATTCCCCTCCATCAGGTTCGTTATTTTTCCAGTCAGCAAATTGAAGCCTTACAGGTTCTGCATGCAATCCGAGACAATCTGACGCTCAATCAAGTAGAGGATTTGGCTAGAAACCAGTCTTTAGTAGAGGCTCGTTCAATCAGACAGGCCTTTGCCCAACGTTTTCCAAGTGCTTTAGAGAATTTAGATCATTTGGTCAAAGGCCTTACCTATGAGATTGATGCTAGCTTGAAATTGCCACGCTTCAATAGGGAAAGACCAGCAGTTGAAGAACTACGTGAAAAGGCAGAAGCAGGGCTGAGAAACAAGGGCCTTTGGCTACCAGACTATCAGAAACGTTTGGTGCACGAATTAAGTGTCATTCATGAGATGGGCTTTGATGATTATTTCCTAATTGTTTGGGATTTGTTGCGGTTTGGTCGCAGTCAAGGCTATTATATGGGAATGGGAAGGGGGTCAGCTGTTGGAAGCTTGGTAGCCTATGCTTTAAACATTACAGGTATCGATCCAGTTCGCCATCACCTACTCTTTGAACGATTCTTAAACAGCGAACGCTACACCATGCCGGATATCGATATTGATATTCCAGATATTCACCGTGGGGACTTTATTCGTTATGTTCGTGACCGCTACGGAACCATGCATGCTGCTCAGATTGTGACTTTCTCAACCTTTGGAGCTAAGCAGGCCATTCGCGATGTCTTTAAGCGTTTTGGAACACCAGAATATGAATTATCTGCCTTGACTAAAAAAATCTCATTCAGAGACAATTTGGCGTCAGCCTATCAGGGGAATGCCTCATTTCGTCAGTTGATTAACAGCAAACTGGAGTATCAAAAAGCATTTGCCATTGCCCAACAAATTGAAGGTCAACCACGCCAAACCTCCATTCATGCAGCAGGCCTTGTGATGAGTGACCAAGACCTGACCGACACTATTCCTCTAAAAGCTGGAGAGGATATGCTCATCACCCAGTACGATGCGCACGCAGTTGAAGCCAATGGTTTGTTGAAGATGGACTTTTTGGGGCTTCGGAATTTGACCTTTGTTCAAAAAATGGCAGAAAAAGTGGCAGATCGCTATGGAAAAGAGATAGACATTGCAAATATTGACTTGGAAGATCCAGCAACGCTGGCACTCTTTGCAGCAGGTAAGACCAAGGGGATTTTTCAATTTGAACAACCTGGCGCCATCAGTCTCTTGAAGCGGGTCAAACCCAATCGCTTTGAAGAAATTGTTGCGACAACTAGTCTCAATCGACCAGGAGCCAGCGATTATTCTGAAAACTTTGTCAAACGAAAGCACGGTAAAGAAGCAGTGGATTTGCTTGATCCATCGATTGCACCCATCTTACAGCCAACCTACGGCATCATGCTCTACCAAGAGCAAGTAATGCAGATTGCCCAAGTCTATGCAGGTTTTTCTCTTGGAAAAGCTGACTTGCTACGGAGGGCCATGTCTAAGAAAAACGCCAAAGAGATGCAAGCCATGGAAGAAGCCTTTGTGATGGGAGCTCGTTCTAAGGGGCATGACGAGGAAAAAGCCAAGGACATTTTTGCTATGATGGCTAAATTTGCAGGATATGGTTTCAACCGTAGCCATGCCTATGCCTATTCGGCCTTAGCTTTTCAGATGGCTTTTTTTAAAACCCACTATCCAGATGTTTTCTTTGATGTGATGTTGAATGATTCTAGCAGTTCTTACATTACAGATGCTTTGCAAATGGACTTCAAACTCGCCAAGCCCACCCTCAACACCATACCCTATCATGATAAAATCGCAAATGGGCAGATTCACCTGGGCTTGAAACAAATCAAGGGTCTTGCCAAGGATTTCTCCCTTTGGTTGATGGAGGCTCGTCCCTTCCATTCAGTAGAAGATTTTATCCTCCGTCTGCCAGCAAACTATCAGAAAAAAGATTTCTTGTTGCCGATTATTCAGCTGGGCTTATTTGATGATTTGGAACCCAACCGTAAGAAAATAGTAGAAAATTTGGATAATCTCTTTGTTTTTGCAGAAGCCTTTGGCTCCTTCTTTGCAGAAGAATCCTACAGTTGGATAGAATCAGATGATTATCCAGACAGTGAAAAGTTTGAGATGGAGCAGGCCTTGCTTGGTGTTGGAATCAGCCCCCATCCCTTGGTCTCTATTCGAAAAGCCAGCTCTTTCAAACTTGATAGCCTGTCGGATTTGCTAGTGGGCAACCGTGCGACCATCCTCGTCGAGGTCCTATCTGTTCGAGTTATTCGCGCGAAAAAATCTGGGCAGCAGATGGCCTTCCTCCAGGTTTCTGATACCAAAGATCGTCTAGAAGTGACTATCTTTCCAGAAGCCTTTCAACAATTTGGCCATTTTTTAGCAACTGGCGCCTTGCTGTATATTAGTGGAAAAGTACAGGAGCGGGATGACAAGCTACAATTGGTTGTAGAACACATCCAACCAGCTAGTTTAGAAAAATGTTGGTTGCAGTTAGCAAACTCATCTTTTGATCAGCAAATTGCCCGTATCTTGAAAAAATATCCAGGGACAATTCCAGTCATTGTCCATTATCAAGATCAAAATCGGACCCTTCAATTACAGGGAATCTATGTCCAAAAAACACCAGATTTAGAAGCAGAATTGGCTGACTATGTGATGAAAACGGTTTTTCGGTAA
- the pyk gene encoding pyruvate kinase: MNKRVKIVATLGPAVEIRGGKKFGDDGYWGEKLDVEASAQKIAALITEGANVFRFNFSHGDHQEQGDRMATVRRAEEIAGKKVGFLLDTKGPEIRTELFEDDAKEYAYSTGDKLRVATKQGIKSTKEVIALNVAGGLDVFDDVEVGKQILVDDGKLGLTVVEKDAVNREFVVLVENDGVIAKQKGVNIPYTKIPFPALADRDNADIRFGLEQGLNFIAISFVRTAKDVEVVRNICKETGNDHVQLFAKIENQQGIDNIDEIIEAADGIMIARGDMGIEVPFEMVPVYQKMIITKVNAAGKAVITATNMLETMTEKPRATRSEVSDVFNAVIDGTDATMLSGESANGKYPVESVRTMATIAKNAQTLLNEYGRLNSDHFNRASKTEVIASAVKDACHSMNIKLVVTVTETGYSARAISKYRPDSDILAVTFTEKVQKSLMLNWGVIPVVTEKPESTDDMFELAERVAKEQGLVEAGDDIIIVAGVPVGVAGSTNTMRVRTVK; encoded by the coding sequence ATGAACAAACGTGTAAAAATTGTTGCAACCCTTGGTCCTGCGGTAGAAATCCGTGGCGGTAAAAAATTCGGTGACGATGGTTACTGGGGTGAAAAATTGGATGTTGAAGCATCAGCACAGAAAATTGCTGCCTTGATTACAGAAGGTGCTAACGTTTTCCGTTTCAACTTCTCACACGGTGATCACCAAGAGCAAGGTGACCGTATGGCAACTGTACGTCGTGCAGAAGAAATCGCTGGTAAAAAAGTTGGTTTCTTGTTGGATACAAAAGGTCCAGAAATCCGTACAGAATTGTTTGAAGACGATGCAAAAGAGTACGCTTACTCAACTGGTGACAAATTACGTGTTGCAACAAAACAAGGTATTAAATCAACAAAAGAAGTGATTGCTTTGAACGTTGCAGGTGGTTTGGATGTCTTTGACGATGTTGAAGTTGGTAAACAAATCCTTGTTGACGACGGTAAACTTGGCTTGACTGTTGTTGAAAAAGATGCTGTAAACCGTGAATTTGTTGTTTTGGTTGAAAACGATGGCGTTATCGCAAAACAAAAAGGTGTGAACATTCCTTACACTAAAATTCCTTTCCCAGCACTTGCAGACCGTGATAATGCGGACATCCGCTTTGGTTTGGAGCAAGGTTTGAACTTCATCGCAATCTCATTTGTACGTACTGCAAAAGACGTTGAAGTTGTTCGTAACATCTGTAAAGAAACTGGTAACGATCATGTTCAATTGTTTGCGAAAATCGAAAACCAACAAGGTATCGACAACATCGATGAAATCATCGAAGCAGCAGATGGTATCATGATTGCTCGTGGAGACATGGGTATCGAAGTACCATTTGAAATGGTTCCAGTTTACCAAAAAATGATTATCACTAAAGTGAATGCAGCTGGTAAAGCAGTTATCACAGCAACAAACATGTTGGAAACAATGACTGAAAAACCACGTGCAACTCGTTCAGAAGTATCAGACGTATTCAACGCAGTTATCGACGGTACTGATGCAACAATGCTTTCAGGTGAGTCTGCAAACGGTAAATATCCAGTTGAATCAGTTCGTACAATGGCAACTATCGCTAAAAACGCACAGACTCTTCTTAATGAATATGGTCGTTTGAACTCTGATCACTTTAACCGTGCATCTAAAACAGAAGTTATTGCATCTGCAGTAAAAGATGCTTGTCATTCAATGAACATCAAGTTGGTTGTAACAGTTACTGAAACTGGTTACTCAGCACGTGCTATTTCTAAATACCGTCCAGATTCAGACATCTTGGCAGTAACCTTCACTGAAAAAGTTCAAAAATCATTGATGTTGAACTGGGGTGTCATTCCAGTTGTGACTGAAAAACCTGAATCAACTGATGATATGTTTGAATTGGCTGAGCGCGTTGCTAAAGAGCAAGGCTTGGTTGAAGCTGGTGATGACATTATCATTGTAGCTGGTGTTCCAGTTGGTGTTGCTGGTTCAACAAACACAATGCGTGTTCGCACTGTAAAATAA